One window of Penaeus chinensis breed Huanghai No. 1 chromosome 1, ASM1920278v2, whole genome shotgun sequence genomic DNA carries:
- the LOC125032740 gene encoding uncharacterized protein LOC125032740 produces the protein MNGLHKNIKFTCELESNGKLSFLDVSISRDNNRFSTATYRKTTYTGLTTKFDSFIPIKYKTTLINTLINRAYKISKSYQIFTKEIDFITDTLRRNGFPLFVMFKVHQTNLKQYFCKKREPVQLATKDIIHKNLPYIGPMSYTIRRKLLNLVNLHYSTVDLRIIFTSTNTIGHYFKVKDKLPNLLCSSVVYKFTCSSCNADYIGKTSRNLFIRADEHKGVSYRTGRPLGKPMNSPVREHCQQYNHSLSRHDFKIIDSSFFASDLSILERLWIWKGRPKLNEYLASTDIELLRS, from the coding sequence ATGAACGGTCTACACAAGAATATCAAATTTACTTGTGAGTTAGAGTCCAATGGCAAACTTTCTTTCTTGGATGTCAGCATAAGCAGAGATAACAATAGGTTCTCAACTGCAACATACAGGAAAACTACTTACACAGGCCTCACCACAAAGTTCGATTCCTTCATTCCTATCAAGTACAAAACTACTTTAATAAATACCCTTATTAATAGAGCATACAAAATATCAAAGTCATATCAAATATTCACCAAGGAAATAGACTTTATCACTGACACCCTAAGAAGGAATGGTTTTCCATTGTTTGTCATGTTTAAGGTCCATCAGACAAACCTTAAACAATATTTTTGTAAAAAAAGAGAACCAGTACAACTTGCCACCAAAGATATAATCCACAAAAATCTTCCTTACATAGGCCCCATGAGTTATACTATTAGAAGAAAATTGTTAAACCTTGTAAACTTACACTATTCAACTGTGGATCTAAGGATAATTTTCACGTCCACAAACACCATTGGCCACTACTTCAAAGTAAAGGACAAGCTTCCCAACCTATTATGTTCATCTGTCGTCTATAAATTCACGTGCAGCAGCTGCAATGCTGATTACATTGGAAAGACTTCTAGGAATCTTTTCATTCGTGCAGATGAACATAAAGGTGTTTCATACAGAACGGGAAGACCACTAGGGAAACCCATGAATTCCCCGGTGCGTGAACATTGTCAGCAATATAACCATAGCTTGTCAAGACATGATTTCAAAATAATAGACTCTTCATTCTTTGCTTCTGACCTCTCCATATTAGAAAGATTGTGGATATGGAAAGGACGACCGAAGCTTAATGAATATTTAGCCTCCACTGACATTGAATTGCTCcgctcataa